Proteins from a single region of Chryseobacterium scophthalmum:
- a CDS encoding type 1 glutamine amidotransferase — translation MKDVRIALLDMNNNQANQGFKNIKEISENFQKQSEENISITGFDVRHKNEIPDIEDFDIFISSGGPGNPHREGFEWEQKFADFLDSVYEYNKHNDTKKYLFLICHSFQLASIHWDLGNICKRKSYSFGVQPIHKTEEGEAEFLFKNLPDPFYAVDSRAYQFIEPNVERFEELDMKMVAIEKSRPHIDLERAIMAVRFSDEIFGTQFHPEANPDGMIENLKDEKNKEAMIENYGMEKYLETVDRINDEDKIVLTQSQILPRFLSDAKKNILKQNTATA, via the coding sequence ATGAAAGATGTAAGAATTGCTTTGCTGGATATGAACAACAATCAGGCGAATCAGGGATTTAAAAATATAAAAGAAATCTCTGAGAATTTCCAGAAGCAATCGGAAGAAAATATAAGTATTACAGGTTTTGATGTAAGACATAAAAATGAAATTCCAGACATTGAAGATTTTGATATATTCATTTCTTCAGGTGGACCGGGAAATCCTCACCGTGAAGGCTTTGAATGGGAGCAGAAATTTGCAGATTTTTTAGATTCAGTTTATGAATATAACAAACATAATGATACAAAAAAATATCTTTTTCTGATTTGTCATTCTTTCCAATTGGCAAGTATTCATTGGGATTTAGGAAATATCTGTAAAAGAAAATCTTATTCTTTTGGAGTGCAGCCAATTCATAAAACGGAAGAAGGTGAAGCTGAATTTTTATTCAAAAACCTACCCGATCCTTTTTATGCTGTAGATTCCAGAGCATATCAGTTTATTGAGCCTAATGTAGAGCGTTTTGAAGAATTAGATATGAAAATGGTGGCGATTGAAAAATCTCGTCCTCATATCGATTTGGAGCGGGCAATTATGGCAGTTCGTTTTTCTGATGAAATTTTCGGAACACAGTTTCATCCTGAAGCTAATCCTGACGGAATGATTGAAAATCTGAAAGACGAGAAAAATAAAGAAGCTATGATTGAAAATTACGGTATGGAAAAATATCTGGAAACCGTAGACAGAATTAATGACGAAGACAAAATCGTTCTTACACAATCTCAGATTCTACCTCGTTTTTTAAGCGATGCTAAGAAAAATATTTTGAAACAAAATACGGCAACAGCCTGA
- a CDS encoding carboxylate-amine ligase, with protein MHQFTIGIEEEYQIIDVESRDLISHVSKIIEGGKAVLSENLKHEMHESMIEMETGICQNIQEAQAELTNLRRHLINTAHEQGLRVSGGGTHPFSNWEHNTITNGERYNKIVDDMGDVARGNLIFGLHVHIGIPNREEGVRIQNVMRYFLPHVYALSVNSPFWIGRSTGFKSYRQEIFVKFPRTGIPSYFNSLAEFDSYVDLLVKTGTIDNAKKIWWDLRVHPFYPTIEFRICDMPLRIEETVCLAAIMQSLVAKIYKLHQQNLSFRSYRRLLLNENKWRASRDGVHSKLIDFGKEESVPYPDLLKELLEFIDDVVDDLGCRKEVEYAWKILENGTGADRQLAVYKETGDLKKVVDYMISETEYGITHNQTAL; from the coding sequence ATGCATCAATTTACAATAGGAATCGAAGAAGAATATCAGATTATCGATGTTGAAAGCCGCGATTTAATTTCTCATGTTTCAAAAATTATTGAAGGCGGAAAAGCTGTTTTAAGCGAAAATTTAAAACATGAAATGCACGAATCAATGATTGAAATGGAAACCGGAATTTGCCAGAATATTCAGGAAGCTCAGGCTGAACTCACCAATCTTAGAAGACATTTGATCAATACAGCTCATGAACAGGGACTTCGTGTTTCCGGCGGTGGAACTCATCCTTTTTCAAACTGGGAACACAACACGATTACAAATGGTGAACGTTACAACAAAATTGTAGACGATATGGGCGATGTTGCCCGTGGAAATCTTATTTTTGGATTACACGTTCATATTGGAATTCCTAACCGTGAAGAAGGCGTGAGAATACAGAATGTAATGCGTTATTTCCTTCCACATGTTTATGCACTTTCCGTAAACTCTCCTTTTTGGATTGGAAGAAGCACGGGCTTTAAATCTTACAGACAGGAAATTTTCGTCAAATTTCCAAGAACCGGAATTCCAAGTTACTTTAATTCGTTGGCAGAGTTTGACAGTTATGTTGATCTTTTGGTGAAAACCGGAACGATTGACAATGCTAAGAAAATCTGGTGGGATCTGCGTGTTCATCCATTTTATCCGACCATTGAGTTCAGAATTTGTGATATGCCTCTAAGAATTGAAGAAACGGTTTGTTTGGCTGCAATCATGCAGAGTTTAGTGGCTAAAATTTACAAGCTTCACCAGCAGAATTTAAGCTTCAGAAGCTACAGAAGATTATTGCTTAACGAAAATAAATGGCGTGCTTCCAGAGATGGAGTTCATTCTAAACTGATTGATTTTGGTAAAGAAGAATCGGTACCTTATCCTGATCTTTTAAAAGAACTTTTAGAGTTTATTGATGATGTTGTAGATGATTTAGGATGCAGAAAAGAAGTAGAATATGCCTGGAAAATTTTGGAAAACGGAACCGGTGCAGACCGACAATTAGCCGTCTATAAAGAAACAGGCGACTTAAAGAAAGTCGTTGATTATATGATATCTGAGACAGAGTACGGCATCACGCATAACCAAACTGCTTTATAA